gagccgcccgggcTACACACGAAATGTAGCCGGGCTACACACGAAATgtagccgggctacaactgggcactgATTATGTAGATGTTGaggccgaaatcgattgtggggattgattaatatcacatgattaggatgcatgacttgaatttcaccatgaaaattgaaaaccactcagatagagagcgttttgttatcctcgtcatcctacaagttgaaaaacattgggctaaggtgagaactagcgctatagcttattcaccaatcatttccacacatttttcaaatatggacacgcctccatcatgaagctaccactctgcacagagtaaccactctacaagcaagcttacctatctaggcctttagtgaactacatactttttccataaacgattcaatagtgCTGATTAAAAGATTAAACTTGTGTAACCGAAATTCTCTaggatatctctaggatatgtccattcatTGTAACCggacgtaaccagaacgtactagctgctgacccataattgaaaattttaaggtatgtatatataatacatccagtggctgcacttgtattggcttgggtgattgatcctgtacaggctatcagcctgataagtgttacatattagctgtaatatggggcatttgggctttgcctgatatgtatgccctcgagcagtcaggcatacatatcaggcaaagtcctcatgcccgtgttacaactattacgtatcgctaaatttagtcaccttaatAAGATTACTAACTTGATGTTTAATACATAAAGCAAATATGACTGAAAATTGAAAAACCAATCCTAATTGCACATCAGTAGTAGTTAAACCAGCCCCTTGAGTAGTAATGCTGAAGTTCACAACCAATATTGTAGCCTCTATTAGTGGtaatagtttgattttgcctaatATGCTATTTGAATCAGTTCAGTAAAACCTGGTTACTAATATAGTAATCTAATAAACACTAGTTTCGTGCCCAGCTGGGCtagcgctaatgcgcaaacaccatCTGATggcaatgctcgagtttcttgggcctgGAAGTgctatccagccaaaatattggctggccaatcagaattgagGGGTTGTGTAAttgcatgaatgtattggaagttgATGAAAAAGCAGACTATTTAAAGCCATTTTATTATAAGTATTTGCCTAGGTTGTCCAAGAggtttgttgtcaagttgtgtTTTCCGATAAAACCCAAAAGTGGTGACTCTACCTTTCACCAGCAATGAAACACTATCCTCTACTAACAAGAGATCGCGTCTAGAAAATCGCCCTTTTGTGAGTTTTACTTTGTTCCTAGCCGTTTTCGAATGGTTTTCGGTGTTGTGAAGCGATTATacaactcctcgattctgattggccagtcaatattttggctggatagcACTTCcaggcccaagaaactcgagcattgtcaccagacggtgtttgcgtATTAGCATGAGCGCAGTGTTTGCGCTATTAGCATGAGCGTGACCTGGACTGAGTATGAGACTATATAAACACATCACTTTGACAGTTGGTTATTAATATAGTAATCTAATAAACACCATATAAACACATCACTTTGACTAATATAGTAATCTAATAAACACCATATAAGCACATCACTTTGACAGTTAGTTACTAATATAGTAATCTAATAAACACATCACTTTGACACTTTTTCTTTCTGTTTAGTGAGGAGAAGGCAAAGTTGTTAAGAAGCGTTGTTGCTAAAGCTGAAGAGAAAGATGCTGAACTAGAGTTAGTAACCATAGCAACATGTCATAGTAACCAGGTGAATGTTGTTAGGCAATACCTGGGTGGGCTGAACATATCAGAAGTGCGGAAAGCTCAACAATTTAAACCATTGGTACCAGGTTAGTAGTATGTGAGGGGTGGGGATATGTTATTACTGGCTGACTatagtacaactgaaacaaaaGGTGGAATGGTTTCAGCAACACATTGAAGATGTTACTAACATGAGGACACAATTGACAGGTTTACAATTGGGTGTCTCTTAGTAGCGTATTAGAGAGATCAAACACTTTATAGAACTGAAGACTACAGCAGAACGTGTTTCTGACCTCCTCAAGGTGATCACGGCTAGAAGACAACAAGAAGATGAAGAGGAGAAGGAGTATCAAGTAACTACAATAACAATAGTAATATGTTGACCATATATGGTGATGTTGCTAGATGAAACACGGTCCAAGGGCAGAGTCACAAGTGTGTAAAGAATTATGGAATGAGTTAGAGTCTTGTGTTAAATATCATCAGAAAGCTGTGAGTATTGTACTCAGTCTAGTTACTGCATAGGAGGAGGCTGGTCTCGTCAAtattgacacctcagatcaataGTAAAGATCGTGTCACACGTGTCCCAGAACAATCATGTCAGGATTCTACTTTCCTAGCTAATAAACAACCCCTTAACACCTGGTACCATAGATACCATACACGGTTACCATAGATACCATACTTGGTTACCTATATAACAATGAGACTAACCTCCTCTGGTTGTACTATTGTGAGTGGTGTACATTCAATTAATGCCCACTAGGCACAGTCCAACACAGAATTGGATAGCTTGTATCATCAACACTCCAAGAACATTGAGGCTCTAACTAACACTTTAGATAGTGTACTAGCTCATCTACCAACCATCAGCCTGCTAGAATCTCCATCTGTTGGGGAATCTGATGCTAAACGTCTTGATGTTGTCATGGTAATGTGATGATGTCATACAGTCATGTGACCATTACCATATTAGGAGGAAGTTGATAAAATGAAGAAACAAAGGAAAGAGCTGATTAATCAGTTACGACAACAGGTGAGCACCTATTGGAACTTGCGGTAGTCATATTTGTGTGATAGATATCAAAGGATGACATTACAAGCAGTATCATTGGTCAGAAAGATGATGAACAAGAGGTTGGCATAGTAACCAATGTTATCATACAATGCAGtaatagggatcatgaaggtttgggctcaCCCATGAACCAATCTCGCTACTCCTTCAtggcttggcagtattagtttaGTGTAATGTGTGATGCTAAGCACTTCCAACTGGTTCCTAGAACGATattgccattttagtatcacgatcgatactaaagccacttaATAATTCATTATACTTACAAatagtcaatcatagctggtgccacatagtgtattgctcagtattcctgcaggaagttcagagcaaactagccactatcatccttgtttacaataacagttattgtaaaatgtggtgttcacacctctgcAGAAGTAACCAGTTGGGCAGGttttatcacttacaaggattcttagccaagtatACAGCATACAAATGTAGTtcacagtaatgtacaggcaagGCATCACTATAGTTAATAACTAAATATCGCTATATCattactttcaaaatatcacaATACATCAATAAAACGATGACTTTGCTCAGCCCTACTGGTTCCTGTGGATATTATTTCTCTATTTACTGAATGTTCTGTTGACTGACTAAATGATACCTTTTCAGCTAAGAAGGCTACGTATTGATTTAGTCTTGCTATGCCCCGAGACGTACCTTTTCGTCAGCTGCCTCAGCTACAGTGCATCCATCATGTCCCGTTCCTCTCTCATAAGTGTTTAATTCACAGATAGCACATTCTGGTTTCCGTGGTAGAATTATCCATAATTTCTGGAGTGGACTGATAGCAGATCTGCTTGTCATATTTATAATACTGTGATGAGTTTCAGAGGAGAAATTCAGTACTTATTTAAGTTGCTCTCAACTATTTGCTATTCATATCAGCACTAGATCACAGAAATATAAAGCAATGAAACAGAGGATATGTCGTCTAtgcctgcagctatactaaCTCCTACTTCCAGCCTGTATGTCTGTAGTACACAGTAGTCCACTAGtagacctctcttgtttcattactttttatttctatgatatACATGCCTAGATTGGAtgggatcaagtcactactgggtctgggatgtttttctgcattcttcaatgtttcagtttcagactccctgtattgacaggctttagccttctcacaggttccTAGAGGGATAGCATTTATTGTATGATCTCCACtcaaatgtaatttttttttatatacTTGTCATATTACTTGTGGGTGATAGGAGGCGATGAGTGAGCAGTTGCAGAAGCACAAGAACCTCGTGGCCATCATAGAACAAAACCTCACAGCTCAGGAGAAAATCCTTGAGTAAGTTTTTAATCATTATGTACATAGTGACCTTAAAGAGTTTGTGATATCTGAATGGATCAGGGAAGAGTATCtaactgtccccagtataacctgtacaaacacactgtccccagtataacctgtacaaacacactgtccccagtataacctgtacaaacacactgtccccagtataacctgtacaaacacactgtccccagtataacctgtacaaacacactgtccccagtataacctgtacaaacacactgtccccagtatagcctgtacaaatacactgtccccagtataacctgtacaaacacactgtccccagtataacctgtacaaacacactgtccccagtataacctgtacaaacacactgtccccagtataacctgtacaaacacactgtccccagtataacctgtacaaacacactgtccccagtatagcctgtacaaatacactgtccccagtataacctgtacaaacacactgtccccagtataacctgtacaaacacactgtccccagtataacctgtacaaacacactgtccccagtataacctgtacaaacacactgtccccagtataacctgtacaaacacactgtccccagtataacccgtacaaacacactgtccccagtatagcctgtactaACATACCGAACGTTTTACAGTGTTTGTAGTCCAGTCAGATACTCTCCCACACTTCTTAATAAGCTCTAGTTGCATTGTATTGTCATTTATAGAGCACTAACTGAGGTCAATGCTAAGCATGCTCTACTGAGGGATGCTCAGCAAGATATCAGTGGCAAGTATGCTAGTTAGCAACTAAGTGTGTCCATCACTTAACACAGTAAATGCTTACAGGCAAGAACAATATTTTGGTGGCTTGTTGCGATCAGCTGACATATTCCCAGTGTTGCAATCTAAAGTACAAGAAGGGCTGCGTTTCTTCACACAGCTTGAGGACAAGGTGGTGAAGTTACAAAGAAGAGCCAatgacatatgtgaccatcAGAGACGCAAACGTGGAGGGGACAGGTACGTACCACATTACTCTAATTAATGATCACTATTGACTTGAcagtgccacacccactttttaTGGACACACCCCCAGTAACCATGGAGCCATACCTCCAGCCCGACCTCCTAAGAGATATGATCAGAGAGGGGAGCCTTTAGCCAATCAAGGCTTTGTTAACCAACCACACCCTTCTGCTGAGGATCATGCAAAAGAGCCAGTCATTTCTCAACAGCCATTGCCAACTTTCCCAGTGAATATTCTTTCCCATGAGTTGAATGAGGGATTTCCCCAACAGCAGGATTTGTTATCACAACAACAGGGACTCCCTCTACAGCAGGATTCGTCATCAGTACAACAGGGGATTCCCCTACAACAAGACATGTCATCAACTCGCCAGGATTTGTCATCACAGCAACAGAGATTTCCTCTACATCAGGAATCTTCCCAAGACCCCTCCTTGCAACTTGTTGCCTCTCAACAGGGGTTTCCCCTTCAACCACAGGCACAGCAAGGACTTCCTCAACAACCTAATGAATTGTCTACACAGCAGAGACTTCCCCAACAACCTAATGAATTGTCTACACAGCAAGGACTTTCCCTACAGCCACAGGAGTTGTCCTCTGCACAAGTTTCAGTTAATCCACCTGTTAATGTAACAGTGCTCACACCTGTTGAACCTGTTATTGTGACCTCCACTGTACCTGTCAGCCCTGTTACCAGTTTGCCTATGTTACCTGTCGTGTCATATGACATGTCACTACCTCCCATTGTGTCATCTGGCATGTCGCTACCTCACACTGTGACATCTGAGATGTCGCTACCTCACATTGTGTCATCTGGCATTTCAATACCTCACACTGTGACATCTGGAATGTCACTACCTCACACTGTGTCATCTGATGTCATGCCGCAGTCACTGCCCCATGGTGTGTCATCTGGCATGTCAGTGTCACTACCTCACACTGTGTCATCTGACATGTCACTACCTCACATTGTGTCATCTGGCATGTCGCTACCTCACACTGTGACATCTGAGATGTCGCTACCTCACATTGTGTCATCTGGCATTTCAATACCTCACACTGGGACATCTGGAATGTCACTACCTCACACTGTGTCATCTGATGTCATGCCGCAGTCACTACCTCACACTGTGTCATCTGGCATGTCAGTGCCACTACCTAACACTGTGTCGTCTGATGTCATGACACAGTCACTACCTCACACTGTGCCATCAGTCATCACTAGTAACGAGGAAGCAATTTCTGAAGGTGTGGTAATATCATCACATGACCTGATATCACCATCTCATAGCTCACTTGACCAGCTAAACCCGTTTGGTAAGTATCTTACTAAACTAGTTGtgttatataaattattgttattatagcACTACTGGGGGTGACCAGTGTGACATCGCCAGCTGTATCAGCTCAATCTGATGTGTCCATTGTTCCTAAAGATGTTAAGAAGAGAAGGGAATCCATAGTAACTACTTCACCAGTCACTTCTACCAATACTACGATGTCGTCTGACACATTACTACTTAAACAGCAAGAGCAACATGTCGTTGAGCTGAAACAAGAAAAAGTTCTTCTCTTGGAACAACTAGAAACATACAAGCGTCAGCAAGAGCAGGACAAAGTGGTTATGTCAGGAAGTCATGCAGCTCTGCTACAGTTagttcaacaacaacaacaatcaatacaacaacaacaaactagTATACAGCAATACCATAAGGAGAATGCTGTGTTGAGACAAGACAAGGATGTATTGGAGACTAAATATCGTTCCATGATAAATGAAGAGCAATCTAAGCAACAAACTTTACGTCAACAATTAGCTCACCAGATAAACGAGTGCCAGCAATATAAACAGCTTGCGGAAGGTCAGCAGAGACACATACAGCAACTGAGTCAAGTGGTAGAGGAACGAAATCACAAGTTGAAATTGTTGGATGAGCAACAAAAGAAGTTAGTCCAGCAGCTATCAAACCTTGATCACCAGCACAAACAACAAATGGCTGGTTTGGAAGAGAAGAGCAGAATGTCATTCAACCAACTACAGCAAGAGTTCAGGACAGCTGAGCAGAGTTACAAGCAAGAGATTAATCGTCTTAACCAATTACTAGCGACTAGCAGACCTCAAGTGATTACACCGATTTCAACAACTTACCAACAACCTGCAAAACCTGTTTCTTCGTTTCCACCGCCACACCTTCCCATGCAGCATCCACTACAGACTCCCCAGCAAGTCTACATGCAGCAGCCACACCTCCCTGGAGTGCAACCATATAAACCTGCTATACAGTCACAGCAGCAGCCTCATCCACATCAGCTTCCTGCAGCACAGCAGCCCCACCCACAAACTATTCCAGTAACATCAACACACTTTTATAGTCGGGCATCGTAAGAGtagtttgattttgtttttataaTGAATAATACAAGGTTTTCTGTTTACACTGAattatataaattgtatacattTGTACTAATATGGAACAGTAGTTATGGAATATGAATCAGCCAGGTATTCTTCAGAACCACTCGGGTAATTTTCTTCACTATCAAGCTACAAGGAACAATAGCAACATATTTATATGGTAACTATAGCACTCACAGCTTCAATCTCCTTGTTAGTGAAGAAGTAAGTGCTCAGTATGTTCCTCAAAGGTATCAACAAGACAATACTCATGGGATATGCTATTGACGCTGGTGATAGTTTGACACTCCACAATATGGCAACAGCCACGCATTGTACAATTGTAAAGGCATGCATTTTCCAAGTGCGAACCTACCCAAGTAAAgtaatacaataataatgatggtaTAAACTAACCTTCCTAACATAATGCATTTTAGGATGGTATTTTGCTGGGATACATAATAGTTGTACTCTTGTGGCAAGTTGTATTCCACTAAATGACACGTAACACAGGTAGACAAATAATCCAAGTAGCACGGGAACTGGAATTAGCTTGATGAGGAAACTCATTGCTGGCATGAGCACTACACACAAATATTGTTATTAACAATATAACATCCTTCACAAAAGTGTTTCCTGGGATTTCATACATAAATGAATTATTATGAAATGTAAATAAAATTGTTTCTGCAAAAATTAAAGTAATGCGCCATACTGTAGGAAATACAACATGAATTGTGACAATTTTGTTAATAAATTCATCAAGTTTTGGTTAAAGAAATGCCATGGAAACACGTTGTGCACAATGTTTTACTTACAGATTAACACATGAATGACTAAGCTGGTTATCCGTTGTTCATACACATTAGTCAATTTGGGCTTAACTCCAGGAGGGTTTGTTACATCAAATATTCGTAGGGTGTTGAAATGTTGGATAGATCTTATTGCTGCAGCACACACCCATGGAAAGCCTAGCAGTGAACAAAATCCAACCATGAAGCCCATCAAAAGCAAATCATAGTGATAGCCAGAGCCTTTCCGCAACTGATTTTCTGGCTTGGCTACTGCTAATAGAGTAAGCTGGCCCTCAACAAATATCAACACAGATGCCTGGAAACAATCCAGCATAATAAACAGCTAATAACAATTGTATATACCAGTACTCCAGGAAGAATGGCTCCTATGACTGCCCATCCACTCAATGTAGAGTGGACACCTAGTGGGTTAATAACCCATCCTCTCGCAGATGGTATGGTAGGATCATATCCATTATTAGAAATCTTCAAAGTTTCCACCAAAACCTTGTCCTTCAGTAAGACAGATAAGCCAACCATCAGAATAATGGCAATGGACATGCCGAAGTCACTGACAACGTTACGAACCTGCAGTGTGTAAAAGagtgatgtgtgtgtgcatgcatgcgtgcatatataggtgtgtgtgtgtgtgtgtgtgtgtgtgttttgcagGTAGAATGTATGAGGCAGCTTAgtcaagtggctagagcatcttcctggtaatcaaaaggttccaggttcaattcCCCAGTTATGCCAAATTAGTgctattgttgttgtttccttgagtaaAAAACTTGCTCCAGTccacccagctgttaaatggaGACCTGGTAGGTCTGGTATCATCTGGGGAAGCagtccacccagctgtaacatcagtaTAAACTAGggagcaaatgccaactgtccatgtctcatatagtTCCAGGTGGGACCAcctcacctgtgagacatggtacagcctcctgggGGCTACTATAGTGCAACCGGGCATAAACCTCCAAACTTATTTTACTTCCTCGCCCACGCATTTATTTCTATATGCCACTAGATACATTCTATAATGTTTTTATCCTTTCATGTGTTGCTTTGCTCAttagtatttcataattctttgttttttttgtggttatacatatttgcagtgtctcagagcgtacttttataaattgtggttttcaacaaatttcacagAAAAATCCATAATCTAACTTTACGATgtcataaaacaaaaactaaaaagaaatttacaaaacccCAGCTACAAATTTTAGGCATGTCTATCTCCTTTCAGAAAATAATGAGTATGTGTAAAAATTTTGAAGTATGTGAAACTAGATACATTTTTTCGAAACCCTATGAAAATCACCATAActtacttttaaaacatttttttacaaatctggTACTACGAATTGTCGGGCTTGATGAGACCTTTCATCTACTAGAAAATTATTgaaaaactcaaaagtatataAAACTAGATACGAAAAAACCAAAAACCATAAATATACCATTTTTGAGATAATTGTGGTTGCTTCCATGGTAACCTGTGTACAgatatgtacagatacatgagtATAACCATGTgcaaaaaaacagaattaagatgtgtggtgtatgtctcAAGTTATAACCAAaaacatgaaatttaactttttgGAAGTACATGCCCGGTTGCACTATAGTCCTGCCCCAAAAGGATTTGCCTGCTCCTAGCACCACAGGTGTCTCactgctggttcactgggtaggcatgacagTGCCAGTGGCAGCCAAaatttgctttgtgtgtgtaatgtgtgtaaagttccttgctcaaggaaacagcaGCAACACCAATTCGGCATTTTGCTCTAGTCTTCCCAGCtgttaggcaccagcctataattttgagcataatggg
This portion of the Dysidea avara chromosome 12, odDysAvar1.4, whole genome shotgun sequence genome encodes:
- the LOC136239730 gene encoding tyrosine-protein phosphatase non-receptor type 23-like isoform X1, translated to MAGVDFEPVNLPMISLPVKETVDASFVGLKPLISGCYGEDPDSFDAEIKQMDRLRQTHVTKDYAGCSTLRKYFAQLHLLSARFPKDMIGGVIPLEFKWKDAFTGKQYLQEGISMEQASVLFNLAALHSQLGAKTERNSEQEIKETCTHFQCAAGVLVYLYDNFGANYCKDMAPELIEMFKTLMLAQAQECYVEKSLKYSTGLKFVTIAKLTAKLYEYYQFVMACLESDSCVTVVKANKEWPRAIQIKTQYYLALSHYFQASVCNEQAKYGEMVVYYMAAVQVIDKIGKLPKGINDSLRKAITGLCDAAKKKAMEAKKQNDFVFHEKLPSMEHLEAVQGAVLAKANVFQPADPAVIGVDIFSRLVPMKAHERSSVYSEEKAKLLRSVVAKAEEKDAELEQYLGGLNISEVRKAQQFKPLVPVQLKQKVEWFQQHIEDVTNMRTQLTELKTTAERVSDLLKVITARRQQEDEEEKEYQMKHGPRAESQVCKELWNELESCVKYHQKAAQSNTELDSLYHQHSKNIEALTNTLDSVLAHLPTISLLESPSVGESDAKRLDVVMEEVDKMKKQRKELINQLRQQISKDDITSSIIGQKDDEQEEAMSEQLQKHKNLVAIIEQNLTAQEKILEALTEVNAKHALLRDAQQDISGKQEQYFGGLLRSADIFPVLQSKVQEGLRFFTQLEDKVVKLQRRANDICDHQRRKRGGDSATPTFYGHTPSNHGAIPPARPPKRYDQRGEPLANQGFVNQPHPSAEDHAKEPVISQQPLPTFPVNILSHELNEGFPQQQDLLSQQQGLPLQQDSSSVQQGIPLQQDMSSTRQDLSSQQQRFPLHQESSQDPSLQLVASQQGFPLQPQAQQGLPQQPNELSTQQRLPQQPNELSTQQGLSLQPQELSSAQVSVNPPVNVTVLTPVEPVIVTSTVPVSPVTSLPMLPVVSYDMSLPPIVSSGMSLPHTVTSEMSLPHIVSSGISIPHTVTSGMSLPHTVSSDVMPQSLPHGVSSGMSVSLPHTVSSDMSLPHIVSSGMSLPHTVTSEMSLPHIVSSGISIPHTGTSGMSLPHTVSSDVMPQSLPHTVSSGMSVPLPNTVSSDVMTQSLPHTVPSVITSNEEAISEGVVISSHDLISPSHSSLDQLNPFALLGVTSVTSPAVSAQSDVSIVPKDVKKRRESIVTTSPVTSTNTTMSSDTLLLKQQEQHVVELKQEKVLLLEQLETYKRQQEQDKVVMSGSHAALLQLVQQQQQSIQQQQTSIQQYHKENAVLRQDKDVLETKYRSMINEEQSKQQTLRQQLAHQINECQQYKQLAEGQQRHIQQLSQVVEERNHKLKLLDEQQKKLVQQLSNLDHQHKQQMAGLEEKSRMSFNQLQQEFRTAEQSYKQEINRLNQLLATSRPQVITPISTTYQQPAKPVSSFPPPHLPMQHPLQTPQQVYMQQPHLPGVQPYKPAIQSQQQPHPHQLPAAQQPHPQTIPVTSTHFYSRAS
- the LOC136239730 gene encoding tyrosine-protein phosphatase non-receptor type 23-like isoform X2, coding for MAGVDFEPVNLPMISLPVKETVDASFVGLKPLISGCYGEDPDSFDAEIKQMDRLRQTHVTKDYAGCSTLRKYFAQLHLLSARFPKDMIGGVIPLEFKWKDAFTGKQYLQEGISMEQASVLFNLAALHSQLGAKTERNSEQEIKETCTHFQCAAGVLVYLYDNFGANYCKDMAPELIEMFKTLMLAQAQECYVEKSLKYSTGLKFVTIAKLTAKLYEYYQFVMACLESDSCVTVVKANKEWPRAIQIKTQYYLALSHYFQASVCNEQAKYGEMVVYYMAAVQVIDKIGKLPKGINDSLRKAITGLCDAAKKKAMEAKKQNDFVFHEKLPSMEHLEAVQGAVLAKANVFQPADPAVIGVDIFSRLVPMKAHERSSVYSEEKAKLLRSVVAKAEEKDAELEQYLGGLNISEVRKAQQFKPLVPVQLKQKVEWFQQHIEDVTNMRTQLTELKTTAERVSDLLKVITARRQQEDEEEKEYQMKHGPRAESQVCKELWNELESCVKYHQKAAQSNTELDSLYHQHSKNIEALTNTLDSVLAHLPTISLLESPSVGESDAKRLDVVMEEVDKMKKQRKELINQLRQQISKDDITSSIIGQKDDEQEEAMSEQLQKHKNLVAIIEQNLTAQEKILEALTEVNAKHALLRDAQQDISGKQEQYFGGLLRSADIFPVLQSKVQEGLRFFTQLEDKVVKLQRRANDICDHQRRKRGGDSATPTFYGHTPSNHGAIPPARPPKRYDQRGEPLANQGFVNQPHPSAEDHAKEPVISQQPLPTFPVNILSHELNEGFPQQQDLLSQQQGLPLQQDSSSVQQGIPLQQDMSSTRQDLSSQQQRFPLHQESSQDPSLQLVASQQGFPLQPQAQQGLPQQPNELSTQQRLPQQPNELSTQQGLSLQPQELSSAQVSVNPPVNVTVLTPVEPVIVTSTVPVSPVTSLPMLPVVSYDMSLPPIVSSGMSLPHTVTSEMSLPHIVSSGISIPHTVTSGMSLPHTVSSDMSLPHIVSSGMSLPHTVTSEMSLPHIVSSGISIPHTGTSGMSLPHTVSSDVMPQSLPHTVSSGMSVPLPNTVSSDVMTQSLPHTVPSVITSNEEAISEGVVISSHDLISPSHSSLDQLNPFALLGVTSVTSPAVSAQSDVSIVPKDVKKRRESIVTTSPVTSTNTTMSSDTLLLKQQEQHVVELKQEKVLLLEQLETYKRQQEQDKVVMSGSHAALLQLVQQQQQSIQQQQTSIQQYHKENAVLRQDKDVLETKYRSMINEEQSKQQTLRQQLAHQINECQQYKQLAEGQQRHIQQLSQVVEERNHKLKLLDEQQKKLVQQLSNLDHQHKQQMAGLEEKSRMSFNQLQQEFRTAEQSYKQEINRLNQLLATSRPQVITPISTTYQQPAKPVSSFPPPHLPMQHPLQTPQQVYMQQPHLPGVQPYKPAIQSQQQPHPHQLPAAQQPHPQTIPVTSTHFYSRAS